DNA sequence from the Malus domestica chromosome 06, GDT2T_hap1 genome:
caagccatggaatcaaggtctcatcaaagtattcgaacccaataaagagacatcatcaaatattttggaaacatttgataagtaaatcccttttgaataataaaagggattaatacattaccaagttaacctacgagcataaactctctcaacaagatgtataagatacactagtgattgactttagtgcaagtgggagattgttggaaatatgccctgaaagtcaatctttggaagaaacctttcaggacaattgaatcgatgtatggatgactcttatacatcaaatggcaaagatactaattaggactatttcaataaacgatatatgtcctaaatagtgtatccatggacaatggatcgattgaagaagtaatctaatgatgttagactacagagaccttcttcacataaccaaatgtccaaaaaggttcctggtcattggattgtcggagggatactgacaatgcgtagaccggtacgtactgtgtccccttcaattggaaggatggaaagtctcatccgattcgtgttatgacactaagacaagtatgtaggtgctcattaagggaatgagttcactgaacacaatcgaacgagagtacttgcatggaggtctactcacatgtcaagcaaataactctaatggttggaataatgtaagtagtcctttgacctgaggcatcatcgttgtcttgtggttaagtacttcatctttgattatgtcaaaagtcactctatcagaatgtcaacggcatagttggggttaagccacttagtcatgaaggcaagtgtatgcgcaacaaggaatctctaatcctcgataagagaggaagaatactctaagatatgattcaggaatcttcggccgaagtatcgagcgtaataaaggaaagcgttcctatacaactcaattgaatcatataagaaggaataatcacattaggggtttgacataatatatccataccctaatgatgtgattgagagtattgttttagagaaagatcgaattacattgtaattccaactgaataggttctccgaataaacttctacattagcttgggtagctatgacatatggttagatgtcattcatagcttgtgagttcttctagatgattaaatgtagtcgtcaaagaataaaggtgaattgaaatgaagttttaattcactaagtgattgaattaaatataatcaattggattgatgccaatcacctcactgccttgctaattagaacctaaaagattgttcaccaatacactattgtagtgagtaactaatggatgatggaaataattaattggattaattaagtgttgtgattaatttagaaagtctaaagaaatcataaaagcgataaagatcgttttgggcttaaagaaacgttcgggtttaattgggcccattgggcttttattcaagcattggatgacttgaaatatataaaagcccaaagcccaaatccaacacaagaggccggccactttaagtggaaagggagagatatttagtcaagtggttgactaggtttctttttgtctatatgaggaactttatagagatattgtttattagggtttttgaagtgttaaaacaacaaagaggcaaaagaaaaatagctctctaacactacaaaggccggccaccttaggggtgtttttactaacacatctttcacccttttggttattccttcatccttctcactacactagtgggtaaggatctttagaggtttcctactttggaaacttgaagagaacctaggagcactcattctaacaaagtggaggaggcaaggagggaagctaggctcaaggagttcaaggaacaaagggcttggaggtggtccatccttggtctcaagtctagatcaagaggtattagactaaaccttcactttgttcttctctaaattttttttgatgcattatatataaacctatgaaccttgaaggggatttgcatgactatagctttgataatttgttataaatgcttccgctgctttcgtatattaaatttgatttgtatatgcatgatagtcattttgaaatccctatatgtgaaaactcataattttcccttcaatacTAACCTCCAAAGTTTaatgaaaactcaatagtataatatctaataggttttccaaaaaccctagcatgccataaaacttcTCATAAAACATATCTTGTATATAGTGTGCTAAATAGTGGTATCCAATAACAATATCTCCCGACCCAATGCCAGCTACTATGTCTCTGCACCCGAAGTTagagattatttctcccggcccaatgccagCTCCATGTCTTTTGGCCCAAAGCCAACAACCATATCCCTCGCCCATAGGTGGCACAATGACCACTAGATAggcacaaaaccattgaacatagtCTTTCCAAACATAGGAACATATGTCTCAAAACATCtttatagtataaagtcatccatcatctatactataaagaagtgtgtaaaagcatgttcataaatagtatatcaCTACTACAAAAAGGAGATATTACTGTCGGAGTAAAAACGACAAGAAACACTACTTACTGTCGAATTATTGGTAAAAATCCGACATTACATTGTGTAATGTCGGATAGAGGAACCGACACCAATGCTATCGTCACAGAAAGGGTATTGACGTCGCTTAGGCCCCTTAATCTGCCACCATGAagcaaagtaatataaaataaaggaaCAAAGGTGTCGCTTAAAACTGACATAGAAACTGACATAGAAAGGAACAAAGGCGTTGCTCCAAACCGAcattaagtaacaaataaacaattaaaatatcATAGTTACTGTCCCTTCCAATCGACATCACTTAAGTTAAATAATTACAATAGTCAAGCTGATGTCGGTCGTAATCGACATTACATAACATTTCGATAAAAATGACATAGGTGCTGACGTCGCTTATAAGCAACACtagatatattaaaaataaaaaatttaataaatcttCCTCAGTCATCAACACTGCTACTCAACTTTTGGACGATCTTCTGGAAGAATTAGAACTAGAAGCTGAAGAAGATGCATACAACACCATATCCGGAGTCACCCCATGTCCATACCCTCGTACTCTATTATAACGCTCAGGACCCATCGTCTCCACATAAACTCAGGTCCTAAGCTCATCACTATCTTCTTGCCCAGACTCAATCATAGTTTGAATATTCCCCTCCATAGTTGCCTTGcagtaaaatttttaaaaataagtaTTCAACTATAGACAGTAAAATTTAATAACAATGACAAACTACCACGAAATAGTCAATTACCCCATTGCACTCCGATGTTTCATCAATCCAAGTGCTCTCTTTTCGAGTGTGACAATGACGAAAAAACGAAATAGGATCCATCTCCTTCTCATGTTTTTTCCGCTATAATTATAAgtcaataaaaaaacaattttcaacaaccatcaaattaaaaataaatttctaccaattatatattaaatttcaaATTATCTACAATTCTTGAAAATGTACAACCCTTACAAGTTCTGCCCTAACTCTTGTAAAAGATTTTGCACCAGTTGTGTGGTTCATTGTTTTCAACTGCCTATTATGCTTATTTTTTTGTAGCAAtctcctgaaaaaaaaaaggaagaatttattaaacaaatttcaagctataataaaataaataataaaaagtcTACCTTCGTTTTTTCTTTATTCCAGTAGGATACCAAATCAGCCCACTGTCGAGGATCCACATTAAGAGGTGTGTTCTCGTGCTCCTCGACAGGTTTATTagtataatgtttttttttaaattttatttatatactCCTTATGTGCATGCTCCGCAATATGAAGTGTCATGTGATGGATCATTGGCATTTTCGTCATATCATCTTCTTGAAAAATAATAGTTTCCTCTactcataaaaaaaatcaagaaacatTGACTTATTATACTCTCTTCAagtaacaaaaaatatttatacctttattctatTCCAGAAAGCTTCTTTGCGATCTTCCTTGATCATACGCCAATCTATCACCAACGGAATATTTCTATAATCTCTAACCTCCGCCGCTACATGTTTTGAAAAAGGACTAGAATTTTCACTAATGCATTTTTCAGATGCATCAAAAGAACAAGGATGTTCCTTCCAGTTGGGAATTGAGGGTCCCCATCCTCGTTGAGTTGTtccttataaatacaaaaaaaaataaaacaattaaaaaccaaggacaaaaaaataattttcaatttgGGCATCATTCTAGTTAGACTACAAAACAAAATACTAAAACTAATAACAATAATTAAAAATGGCCCACAATCGACTTCTTCCTCTTCGAATTGGATTTCGTTAGCATGCTCATCTTCAAAATGATCCATAGCAAAACAACCTGTAAGAAGAAGTACAAAAACTAAAAAGTGAAAAGGGAGATGAAATGGAAGTACGGACGAAAttgggaaggagaaggagagacTGAAATTTGGGGAAAAAATGAAAGCACAGATGAAATGGGGGGGGGGAAAGGGGTTTAAATATGGATGCTGAGTTGGCGTCTGTTGAAACCGACATTAAGTCCCTAACGTCATATTAAAACCTACTGGTGTCGCAATAAGTAAGCCTTAATGTCGGTTGAAACCGCCACCAACTTCTAACATGCATTATGTCGAATTAAATCCACCCACTTTCTAACAACATTTATTGGAGCACACGTGGCGTCGGTTTAGTTAAACTTGGTGTCGATCTACCACTGACACACTTTACCGATACATTAAATCAAACAACCACTTTCTGACatagttttttttaaattcacatGGCGTCGCTTTAGTTAACCTTGGTGTCGATTCAAACCGACACCATAGTCTGACAagctgatgcgtaaaataagttaacacacaaattaaaccctctttttatcaattgtagtaaagtatgtaagtagggatcgttctaggccggggattaggagggattgctaaatcacttggaaactgacttgaaaacgtaaaaacaaagtttaaaacactaactagactcaaagaatgcaaaactatactttaaaacactaaaacaaaccaaaagactcaaaacagcccctaaacactcaaaactaccttaaaaacacaatctgggcaattttgggactctcacacaaacttggacaaattttggttttctaatgaactaaaacacttaaaaacataatctaagacaagttctaattaatatgactcaaagaaataagatggggttgattttcgacgaaaataattaaattaagacaataacaaagtaaacaaattcttagacaaatttaagtgaatcaaaacagattgtaaaatgaatttgaatgaaacttatggatggaaggctagctaggaggttcttctccacacatgtcacacttgcatacaaaacgatttccagttgcttttcgataaactatgaatactcaacgccccaaattaaccgtgaattacactaattaaccctcagtttttccacaagttattaggttggatgatcgcatacaacaacccaaaacattccctacaagttccctacatgaattgcataatagagatacaagcaagaatcattaagttctatgaaaaacataagcattgacgaggcacttgttactatgatttgcatgaaacttatgccaagaatttacttaacgtgattgtgactagcaaccttcactacttgtgaatataagttcataacgattaggtgaaactcccttatattctagcgtcaaattcatgcatgaaaattaagcgtgcactctcaaccaacatacacaaatcagtttttatacgaacggataagtaaattgaattcacaacttatgaatcacaactggatgtaatcaaatcatattgcaagcatgaacatagtttcgaatcaccccctaactaagaggggtttagttcctcatacttacaaagcaaagatgcataaatttagacattaaaaacaaagatagaaaacacctagaaacgctccaacactcccgaggcttgggcataggcacggcacaagatgttccttctctttccttccttgcaagcagcggcactagaggttttggacggttttgggtggtttttatggtgtagaatggatggggaatggtatggaaaggtttagggtaagtgtggaggagtgtttgagggttggagggtggtggagaactaggcaaagagggtggaagaaggtggagtggctgttatgttttctaggcactagaatggtgtttttggggtgttttgcttcctagggtgtgtatggacgaattgttgtgataaaatgatgaatatgggggattgtcctttggccaaggggtgtaaacatgtatttataggccccaaaaaccttagaaaatcaggttaggttaaggatgaaatgcatggcaatttgtgtgtgtggtgtgcaatggtccaagggtgaaaatgaagtaatgatgcaaagtgtgaagagtaaaatggagtggtgttgtagctagggagcatgaatgattgtgtacattgcatagagatggaaagggaggtgaaatgtgtcaacaaatgggtcaaaggtgcaacaacatgtgttgcacatggcattggattccaaatgtgaatgatggagcatcaattggtgcatgtaatggatgtaaatgttgtctaaaatctaatgagtgaagggaacaagaggtatcaagcaattgagtgtaataattaaatgaattgaagcatgaaattagaaattatgtaggggacaagagtgatcaagcatggcatggaatccaaagggaattctatgtggtttgc
Encoded proteins:
- the LOC139197022 gene encoding uncharacterized protein, yielding MWILDSGLIWYPTGIKKKRRRLLQKNKHNRQLKTMNHTTGAKSFTRVRAELRKKHEKEMDPISFFRHCHTRKESTWIDETSECNGATMEGNIQTMIESGQEDSDELRT